A section of the Mastomys coucha isolate ucsf_1 unplaced genomic scaffold, UCSF_Mcou_1 pScaffold15, whole genome shotgun sequence genome encodes:
- the Abhd12 gene encoding lysophosphatidylserine lipase ABHD12 isoform X2 — MRWKRGVDIRRKSLWFRLRKILLFVLGFYIAIPFLVKLCPGIQAKLIFLNFVRVPYFIDLKKPQDQGLNHTCNYYLQPEDEVTIGVWHTIPSIWWKNAQGKDHMWYEDALASNHAIVLYLHGNAGTRGGDHRVELYKVLSSLGYHVVTFDYRGWGDSVGTPSEQGMTYDALHVFDWIKARSGDNPVYIWGHSLGTGVATNLVRRLCERETPPDALILESPFTNIREEAKSHPFSVIYRYFPGFDWFFLDPITSSGIKFANDENVKHISCPLLILHAEDDPVVPFHLGRKLYNIAAPSRSFRDFKVQFIPFHSDLGYRHKYIYKSPELPRILREFLGKSELERQH, encoded by the exons ATGAGGTGGAAGCGGGGGGTTGATATCAG ACGAAAGAGCCTGTGGTTCCGACTAAGGAAGATACTTCTCTTTGTTCTGGGGTTCTACATTGCCATTCCATTTCTTGTCAAACTGTGTCCTGGGATACAGGCCAAACTGATATTCTTAAATTTCG TGAGGGTTCCCTATTTCATTGACTTAAAAAAACCACAGGATCAAGGTTTGAATCATACCTGCAATTACTACCTCCAGCCAGAGGATGAAGTGACTATTGGAGTCTG gcATACCATCCCCTCTATCTGGTGGAAGAATGCCCAAGGGAAGGACCATATGTGGTATGAGGATGCTCTGGCTTCTAACCACGCAATCGTATTATACCTGCACGGGAATGCAGGCACCAG AGGAGGCGACCACCGTGTAGAGCTGTACAAG GTGCTGAGTTCCCTTGGTTACCACGTGGTTACCTTCGACTACAGAG gttgGGGTGACTCAGTAGGAACACCATCGGAGCAAGGCATGACGTATGACGCACTCCATGTTTTTGACTGGATCAAAGCAAGAAGTGGTGATAATCCTGTGTATATTTGGGGCCATTCACTGGGCACTGG agtGGCAACAAATCTGGTGCGGCGCCTCTGTGAGCGAG AGACACCACCAGACGCCCTTATATTGGAGTCTCCATTCACAAATATTCGTGAAGAAGCAAAGAGTCATCCATTTTCAGTG ATATACCGATACTTCCCTGGCTTTGACTGGTTCTTCCTCGATCCCATTACAAGCAGTGGAATTAAATTTGCAAATGACGAAAA TGTGAAGCACATCTCCTGTCCTCTGCTCATCTTGCACGCTGAGGATGACCCAGTTGTGCCCTTTCATCTCGGCAGAAAG CTATACAACATTGCTGCGCCATCTCGAAGTTTTCGAGACTTCAAAGTCCAGTTTATTCCCTTTCACTCAGACCTTGGCTACAGACATAAATACATCTACAAGAGCCCAGAGCTTCCACGGATACTGAG GGAATTCCTAGGGAAGTCGGAACTGGAACGCCAGCACTGA